Proteins found in one Magnolia sinica isolate HGM2019 chromosome 5, MsV1, whole genome shotgun sequence genomic segment:
- the LOC131246567 gene encoding chalcone synthase 2-like, giving the protein MSTVSIDAIRKAQRAEGPATVLAIGTATPSNEVIQADYPDYYFRVTKSEHMTELKEKFKRMCDKSMIRKRYMHLTEELLKENPDMCAYMAPSLDARQDMVVVEVPKLGKEAATKAMKEWGHPKSKITHLIFCTTSGVDMPGADYQLTKLLGLRPSVKRYMMYQQGCFAGGTVLRLAKDLAENNAGARVLVVCSEITAVTFRGPSDTHLDSLVGQALFGDGAAAVIVGADPNSSERPLFQLVSTAQTILPDSDGAIDGHLREVGLTFHLLKDVPGLISKNIEKSLVEAFEPLGINDWNSIFWIAHPGGPAILDQVEAKLNLKAEKMRATRHVLSEYGNMSSACVLFILDEMRKKSAEEGKGTTGEGLDWGVLFGFGPGLTVETVVLHSLPITGPTKVGFLA; this is encoded by the exons ATGTCTACGGTGTCGATCGACGCAATCAGGAAGGCCCAGCGAGCAGAGGGCCCTGCAACGGTACTGGCCATCGGCACAGCTACGCCATCGAATGAGGTGATCCAAGCTGACTACCCGGACTACTATTTCAGGGTCACAAAGAGCGAGCACATGACCGAGCTCAAGGAGAAGTTCAAGCGAATGT GTGATAAATCAATGATCCGAAAACGTTACATGCACCTGACTGAGGAACTTCTCAAGGAGAATCCCGACATGTGTGCCTACATGGCCCCCTCCCTCGATGCCCGTCAGGACATGGTCGTCGTCGAAGTTCCAAAGCTGGGAAAGGAGGCTGCGACAAAGGCCATGAAGGAGTGGGGCCACCCcaaatctaagatcacccacctaatCTTCTGCACCACGAGTGGCGTCGACATGCCTGGTGCTGACTACCAGCTCACCAAGCTACTCGGTCTCCGTCCATCTGTCAAACGCTACATGATGTATCAACAAGGTTGCTTTGCTGGTGGTACGGTTCTCCGTCTTGCAAAGGACCTCGCTGAGAACAATGCCGGTGCACGCGTTCTTGTTGTGTGCTCTGAGATCACAGCCGTCACTTTCCGTGGCCCATCTGACACACACCTTGATAGCCTTGTAGGTCAGGCACTGTTTGGAGATGGTGCAGCTGCAGTGATCGTTGGAGCCGATCCTAACTCCTCCGAGCGACCGCTCTTCCAACTTGTATCGACCGCACAAACCATACTACCTGATTCAGATGGTGCAATTGATGGGCACTTACgtgaggtgggcctcacattccACCTGCTCAAGGATGTCCCCGGGCTCATCTCAAAGAACATCGAGAAGAGCCTAGTGGAGGCGTTTGAGCCACTCGGAATCAACGACTGGAATTCAATCTTTTGGATCGCGCACCCAGGTGGGCCAGCGATCCTTGATCAAGTCGAGGCGAAGCTGAATCTGAAGGCAGAGAAGATGCGGGCCACGAGGCACGTGTTAAGCGAGTATGGGAATATGTCGAGCGCGTGTGTTCTGTTTATTTTGGATGAGATGAGAAAGAAGTCTGCAGAGGAAGGGAAGGGGACGACTGGAGAAGGACTGGATTGGGGTGTGCTGTTCGGGTTCGGGCCTGGTCTGACCGTTGAGACTGTGGTCTTGCATAGCCTTCCTATAACTGGGCCCACTAAGGTGGGATTTCTGGCCTAA
- the LOC131247138 gene encoding serine/arginine-rich splicing factor SC35-like — protein sequence MGKAIAVPAAAGTTQTWTTVRRKKSKYDSNRLFVGNIPFSTSSDDLRARFGQFGDLADVYIPVFSTIGRSKRFAFVSFSKRDDALQALNLLNNRFLGCRSMQISAAIQCLSNGPPETKDRQRNSNPKANGSTIQTHAPILQPTIRVNEILVNGSSITNRQGS from the coding sequence ATGGGGAAAGCCATCGCCGTCCCAGCTGCTGCTGGGACAACTCAAACCTGGACGACTGTGCGGCgaaagaaatccaagtatgatTCAAACCGACTATTTGTAGGGAACATTCCATTCTCCACTTCCTCAGATGATCTTCGAGCACGCTTTGGCCAATTTGGGGATTTGGCTGATGTGTACATTCCTGTTTTCTCCACAATCGGGAGAAGCAAACGCTTTGCGTTTGTCTCCTTTTCAAAACGAGATGATGCATTGCAGGCATTGAATCTTCTCAATAATCGGTTCTTGGGCTGTAGAAGCATGCAGATCTCGGCGGCCATCCAATGTCTGTCCAATGGACCTCCGGAAACAAAGGACAGGCAAAGAAATTCCAATCCGAAGGCAAACGGCTCAACAATTCAGACCCATGCCCCTATTCTGCAACCCACCATAAGGGTTAATGAAATCCTCGTCAATGGCAGTAGCATTACCAACAGACAAGGGAGCTGA